The following coding sequences lie in one Opisthocomus hoazin isolate bOpiHoa1 chromosome 7, bOpiHoa1.hap1, whole genome shotgun sequence genomic window:
- the SMIM38 gene encoding small integral membrane protein 38 → MESVLLMILLVVIILIRFILWSCLSAYIDYKLSQRFPDTRKED, encoded by the coding sequence ATGGAGTCAGTCCTTTTGATGATTTTACTGGTTGTAATTATATTAATACGATTCATTTTGTGGTCCTGTCTTAGTGCTTATATAGATTATAAACTGTCACAAAGGTTTCCTGACACAAGAAAAGAGGACTAA